From Pongo pygmaeus isolate AG05252 chromosome 1, NHGRI_mPonPyg2-v2.0_pri, whole genome shotgun sequence, one genomic window encodes:
- the YTHDF2 gene encoding YTH domain-containing family protein 2, with product MSASSLLEQRPKGQGNKVQNGSVHQKDGLNDDDFEPYLSPQARPNNAYTAMSDSYLPSYYSPSIGFSYSLGEAAWSTGGDTAMPYLTSYGQLSNGEPHFLPDAMFGQPGALGSTPFLGQHGFNFFPSGIDFSAWGNNSSQGQSTQSSGYSSNYAYAPSSLGGAMIDGQSAFANETLNKAPGMNTIDQGMAALKLGSTEVASSVPKVVGSAVGSGSITSNIVASNSLPPATIAPPKPASWADIASKPAKQQPKLKTKNGIAGSSLPPPPIKHNMDIGTWDNKGPVAKAPSQALVQNIGQPTQGSPQPVGQQANNSPPVAQASVGQQTQPLPPPPPQPAQLSVQQQAAQPTRWVAPRNRGSGFGHNGVDGNGVGQSQAGSGSTPSEPHPVLEKLRSINNYNPKDFDWNLKHGRVFIIKSYSEDDIHRSIKYNIWCSTEHGNKRLDAAYRSMNGKGPVYLLFSVNGSGHFCGVAEMKSAVDYNTCAGVWSQDKWKGRFDVRWIFVKDVPNSQLRHIRLENNENKPVTNSRDTQEVPLEKAKQVLKIIASYKHTTSIFDDFSHYEKRQEEEESVKKERQGRGK from the exons ATGTCGGCCAGCAGCCTCTTGGAGCAG AGACCAAAAGGTCAAGGAAACAAAG tacaaAATGGATCTGTACATCAAAAGGATGGATTAAACGATGATGATTTTGAACCTTACTTGAGTCCACAGGCAAGGCCC aaTAATGCATATACTGCCATGTCAGATTCCTACTTACCCAGTTACTACAGTCCCTCCATTGGCTTCTCCTATTCTTTGGGTGAAGCTGCTTGGTCTACTGGGGGTGACACAGCCATGCCCTACTTAACTTCTTACGGACAGCTGAGCAACGGAGAGCCCCACTTCCTACCAGATGCAATGTTTGGGCAACCGGGAGCCCTAGGTAGCACTCCATTTCTTGGTCAGCATGGTTTTAATTTCTTTCCCAGTGGGATTGACTTCTCAGCATGGGGAAATAACAGTTCTCAGGGACAGTCTACTCAGAGCTCTGGATATAGTAGCAATTATGCTTATGCACCTAGCTCCTTAGGTGGAGCCATGATTGATGGACAGTCAGCTTTTGCCAATGAGACCCTCAATAAGGCTCCTGGCATGAATACTATAGACCAAGGGATGGCAGCACTGAAGTTGGGTAGCACAGAAGTTGCAAGCAGTGTTCCAAAAGTTGTAGGTTCTGCTGTTGGTAGCGGGTCCATTACTAGTAACATCGTGGCTTCCAATAGTTTGCCTCCAGCCACCATTGCTCCTCCAAAACCAGCATCTTGGGCTGATATTGCTAGCAAGCCTGCAAAACAGCAACCTAAACTGAAGACCAAGAATGGCATTGCAGGGTCAAGTCTTCCGCCACCCCCGATAAAGCATAACATGGATATTGGAACTTGGGATAACAAGGGTCCCGTTGCAAAAGCCCCCTCACAGGCTTTGGTTCAGAATATAGGTCAGCCAACCCAGGGGTCTCCTCAGCCTGTAGGTCAGCAGGCTAACAATAGCCCACCAGTGGCTCAGGCATCAGTAGGGCAACAGACACAGCCAttgcctccacctccaccacagcCTGCCCAGCTTTCAGTCCAGCAACAGGCAGCTCAGCCAACCCGCTGGGTAGCACCTCGGAACCGTGGCAGTGGGTTCGGTCATAACGGGGTGGATGGTAATGGAGTAGGACAGTCTCAGGCTGGTTCTGGATCTACTCCTTCAGAACCCCACCCAGTGTTGGAGAAGCTTCGGTCCATTAATAACTATAACCCCAAAGATTTTGACTGGAATCTGAAACATGGCCGGGTTTTCATCATTAAGAGCTACTCTGAGGATGATATTCACCGTTCCATTAAGTATAATATTTGGTGCAGCACAGAGCATGGTAACAAGAGACTGGATGCTGCTTATCGTTCCATGAACGGGAAAGGCCCCGTTTACTTACTTTTCAGTGTCAACGGCAGTGGACACTTCTGTGGCGTTGCAGAAATGAAATCTGCTGTGGACTACAACACATGTGCAGGTGTGTGGTCCCAGGACAAATGGAAGGGTCGTTTTGATGTCAGGTGGATTTTTGTGAAGGACGTTCCCAATAGCCAACTGCGACACATTCGCCTAGAGAACAACGAGAATAAACCAGTGACCAACTCTAGGGACACTCAGGAAGTGCCTCTGGAAAAGGCTAAGCAGGTGTTGAAAATTATAGCCAGCTACAAGCACACCACTTCCATTTTTGATGACTTCTCACACTATGAGAAACgccaagaggaagaagaaagtgtTAAAAAG GAACGTCAAGGTCGTGGGAAATAA